In Primulina huaijiensis isolate GDHJ02 chromosome 4, ASM1229523v2, whole genome shotgun sequence, a genomic segment contains:
- the LOC140975852 gene encoding uncharacterized protein, with the protein MVRAGPITWQRFREAFLKQYFPTAVRVQKLSEFESLVQEPNITVVEYSSKFHSLGTYSPTIMGDEALKMHRFKKGLNSRIQSALAVIEPNSFDELMGAAIKAENDIKRREVRTNSNVLSQDSTNRAINSRGLSFQTTNSPVLQSKEPLLPNQAKKESSAKLVDLLTLMDHRIAQCPLPDPKNSPAGETTPNKPKENKTNARVYALTQEEADNSNDVVAGAIVINDISAYVLFDCGATHSFMSKRFAKKLGAKPDNLEEPYRVATPANRILETRTLYRDVSVIIENQSFTANLIQLNMVEFDVILGMDWLAKNHALVDCHGKMVAIQAPHQEKLLFHGKAKERKTLLSASQTWKAMKSGEEVYLAMLSEVKEGTTLTLEEIPIVQKFPVVFPEELPELKELKEQLQELLDKKQIRPSASPWGAPLLFVKKKDRSMRLCIDYRELNKITIKNKYPLLRIDDLFDHLKGAKVFSKLDLGSGYHKLKSKWKISLKQPSGQDTAITSLQ; encoded by the exons ATGGTAAGGGCGGGACCTATCACTTGGCAAAGGTTCCGAGAGGCATTTCTGAAGCAGTACTTCCCAACAGCAGTTCGAGTGCAGAAGCTGTCAGAATTTGAAAGCTTGGTTCAAGAACCAAACATAACAGTGGTGGAGTATTCATCTAAGTTCCACTCATTGGGAACTTACTCTCCAACCATCATGGGAGACGAGGCCTTGAAGATGCATCGCTTCAAGAAAGGATTGAACAGCCGCATTCAATCTGCCCTTGCTGTTATCGAACCAAAcagttttgatgaattgatggGAGCTGCCATCAAGGCTGAAAACGACATTAAGAGGCGTGAAGTGAGAACAAACTCAAACGTCCTCAGTCAAGACAGTACCAACCGGGCCATCAATTCAAGAGGCCTAAGTTTTCAAACAACCAATTCACCAGTGCTCCAGTCAAAGGAACCACTTCTTCCTAATCAAGCAAAGAAGGAGTCAAGTGCCAAACTTGTGGATTTACTCACACTG ATGGACCATCGCATTGCTCAATGCCCTCTTCCAGATCCAAAGAATAGTCCAGCAGGAGAAACAACTCCAAACAAGCCTAAGGAAAACAAGACAAATGCTCGAGTTTATGCCCTTACTCAAGAAGAGGCTGACAACTCAAATGATGTCGTAGCAGGTGCCATTGTAATCAATGATATATCTGCGTATGtgttatttgattgtggtgctacacattcattcatgtcTAAAAGATTTGCCAAGAAGTTAGGAGCTAAGCCTGATAACTTAGAAGAACCATATAGAGTAGCAACTCCTGCTAATCGAATTTTAGAAACTCGCACTCTATATCGGGATGTTAGTGTAATCATAGAAAATCAGAGTTTCACGGCAAACCTAATCCAACTAAACATGGTGGAATTTGATGTaattcttggaatggattggttagccaagAATCATGCTTTAGTAGACTGTCATGGAAAGATGGTAGCCATCCAAGCCCCACACCAAGAGAAACTTTTATTTCATGGCAAGGCCAAAGAACGGAAGACCCTTCTTTCTGCTTCTCaaacttggaaagccatgaaaagtggagaagaagTTTATCTAGCCATGTTGAGCGAGGTAAAAGAAGGAACCACACTGACACTAGAAGAGATTCCGATAGTACAAAAGTTTCCGGTTGTCTTTCCTGAAGAACTCCCTG agttgaaagaactcaaagagCAACTTCAAGAATTGTTGGATAAGAAGCAGATCCGACCCAGTGCATCTCCGTGGGGAGCCCCTCtactatttgtgaaaaagaaagacagGAGTATGAGGTTATGCATCGACTATAGAGAGTTGAACAAGATTACaattaagaataaataccctCTCCTgaggatagatgacctttttgatcACTtgaaaggagccaaggtctttTCAAAACTCGACCTGGGGTCAGGATACCATAAACTGAAGTCAAAGTGGAAGATATCTCtaaaacagccttcaggacAAGATACGGCCATTACGAGTTTacagtga